CTCACCAATTCACAAGCGTATGATCAGGGAATTACCGTTAAATGGTCGGACTTGAATACTTCTGCCGATCTGGCCATCGAAGACGCTAGCGTTGTTGTACTGGACGAAAATGACCAGCAATATCCATATGCTTTTTCCGCGGAATCCGGGAAATATTTACCCGTCAACTCATTCATAGGGGTCCCAGGAACAACTTATCGGGCACGCATTACTGTAAATGACCAAATTTACCAGTCTTCTCCACAACGCATGCCTACTGTGGGCACTCAGGATACGGCCTACTACCGTGTCGAAAAAGAATTACTCATTACTGATACGGGAGCAGAGTTGGATCAATACCGGGTAAAAATATTAACGGACTCCAGACTTGATGCCAGCGATGAAGACATCTTTATGCGTTGGGACGTAGAACAAGTCTTTATTCTCGCAGAGGTAACCCTCCCTGTCTCTAAATTCCCTTTCTTCTCACCGAGTGTTTGTTACATTCATGAAGGTTACGCCAATGAAGACATGAACCTGTTTAATGGTGAACGAATCAACAAAACTTTCCTGCAAGAGCAAGAGCTTGCTAATGTCCTGATGGACAATAACTTCATCAATATTCGGGGATATGGCATCATCCAATCTTCGATAACCAGAGAAGCCATGATCTACTGGGAAAAAGTAAATCAGGTCGCCATTCGTGACGGGAGCATTTTTGAAGTTCCCCCTGCGCCTGTCCCAGGGAATTTCAGCAACCTGAGCGACCCTGACCAGGTCCCTTTGGGCTTTTTTGAAGTAACCAAAGTGGATACGACCGGCACTTATGTGTTACAAGGAGATCTTCCGATTCGCTTTGGACGAAGCAGAGAAGTTCCTAATTGTTCTTTTCCAATTGGGTTATTACTTACCGTCCCATACGGTTGCTTCTCCTGCCTTGCGGATCTGGGTGTACCAGACTATTGTTTGAATTGCAGTCTCGTTCCAAATAGCACGCGGATAAGACCATCATATCTCTTTTAAATCATAAACATTCGAAAGAACCTGGCGATTTTATCATCAAATACATGAGAAACATTTCAAGACACATAAAAGGAGTTGTGCTCATCTTTATCGTCTTCTTCATCACGAAGTGTGTGAGTATCATAGATTTTGATGTAGCTAGCAGTGAGAGAGAATTAGTGATCTACGGCAAGTTGACGAATGCACAAAATTATGACCAGGGAATCACTGTCCAATGGTCGGACCTGAATACCACGGCGGATCTTTCGATTGCTGATGCTACGGTAGTCGTCGAAGATGAAAACGATCATGTGTTTCCTTATGTCTATTCCGTAGCAACAGAAAAATACCTCCCAGTAAACCCTCTTGTAGGCATTCCGGGGACCGCCTACCGGGCTCGTGTAACAGTCAACGACGAAACTTATATCTCCAGTTTTCAACGCATGCCCACGATTGGCGCACAGGACTCTTCCTATTTTGAAATTGACCGGGTTCGGGCCATTAGCAATATCGGTGTATTGTTTGAGAGATTTGTGCTTAGGGTCTACACAGATTCCCGACTTGATGCCAGCGATTCTTCCATTTATATGAAATGGGATGTGGAACGGGTAGACCTGCAGCAAGAAATGTTACTGCCCGGGAGTAATTTTCCCTTCTATTCTCCACGAAACTGCTACAATATTGAAAGATATTCGGGACAAGAGATCTTGCTTTTTGACGGTGACTTGGTCAATACCCTTTTCATCCAGGGACAAAAGACCCTCGAAATTCCTCTGGAAAATTCCTTGAGTACCTTACGTGGCATTGGCATCATCCAATCTTCCATCTCACGAGAAGCAATGGAATATTGGAGAAAGGTCAATGATGTCTCTAATCGGACGGGCAATATTTTTGAGATTCCTCCGGCGCCCATTCCAGGGAACATTAGTCTTGTCTCGAACCCCAATGAAAAGGTCCTGGGCTTCTTCGAAGTGGCGAAAATGGACACCAGTGGCACCGAAATAACCAGGGCTGATTTTCCTGTCATTTTCGCGTTTGGTGGCAATACGGTGAATTGCAGCAATTTCGCAACGAGTCAATTCAACAGTATTCCCGCTAATTGTTTTCCTTGTCTAGGCGATAGAGGAGTTCCAGAGGTATGTTACAATTGTTTGAGTAAGCCCAACAGCACGTTGACTAAGCCTTCGTATCTGGATTAGATGATGTACTAGTTAAGTTCTTCTTCCCGAATAATACGTAGAAAAAACCATCATATCTCTTTTAAATCGTAAACATTCGAAATGGCCTGACGTTTTTAAAATCAAATACATGACAAACCTTACAAGACACATGCGAGGAGCTCTCCTAATCCTTCTTACCATGCTCATCACTAGGTGTGTGAGTATCATTGAATTTGACGGGGCAAACGATGAAAGACAATTGGTGATTTATGGTAAGTTGACTAACTCTCATCCTCATGACCAGGCGATTACCGTTCAATGGTCTGACTTAAATACCACCGCAGGCATATCAGTTACGAGTGCCTCAGTAGTCGTCGAGGATGATAACGAACAGGTGTATCCCTATGTCTATTCTATGGAAGAAAAAAAATACCTACCCGTCACTCCTCTTGTTGGAGTACCAGGAACTGCGTATCGGGCTCGTGTGACGATGAATGATGAAACTTATCTCTCCAGCTTTCAACGGATGCCTACCGCAGGGGCTCAGGACTCTTCTTATTTTGAATTTGATCGAATTGCCGTGATCAGCGACATAGGCGTAGAATTTCAACGGTATGTGGTGAAGATTTTTACCGATTCACGGCTGGATACCAATGATGAATCCATCTTTATGAAATGGGACATAGAGCAGGTATACATTCAGCAAGAGATGTCACTTCCTGCCAGCAGTTTTCCATTCTATTCACCTCGCAATTGCTACATCTATGATGAATACTTATCGCCGGAGGTGCTACTTTTTGACGGAGATCTGGTAAATACTACTACGATTGAAAAACAGCAGACTGCTGTAGTCCCATTGGATAATTCTTTTCAACGCTTGCGTGGCTTTGGGATCATTCAATCTTCATTTTCCCGAGAAGCGCTTGATTATTGGCAAAGAGTCAATGACGTGTCCAATCGTGTAGGTAGTATTTTCGAAATTCCACCAGCTCCTATTCCGGGAAACTTTAGTAGCGTATCGGACCCTGATGTAAAAGCCCTGGGCTTCTTCGAAGTAGCCAAAATGGATACCAGCGGTACCTTTGTCACGGAGGGTGACCTGCCTGTAAGACTTGGTTTCGGCGGTGATTTGGTGGATTGCACCAATTTTGTGCCCGGTCAATTCGATAATGTTCCCCCTAATTGCTTTCCGTGCTTAGCCGCCAGAGGAGTACCCGAAGCATGTTACAATTGCCTGGTTGTACCCAACAGCTCTCTGGTCCGTCCTTCGTATTTGCCTTGATAAAGTTTGGAAAACTTAAGGGTATCTAAAAAGTCTAACTTTCCTATGAAGGGTATTAAATTCAAATTATTCTAGCGTTTTTGGAATACTGATCAAAGGAGAAAAGTCTGTCTTCCAAATATCTAGCTCAAACAACTTGCCTTCATCATCCATATTTAAAGAAGCAATTACTTCTATTCCGTCCTCGTCTGTAAATTGATATTCACTTATTTGTTCTCCAAATAAACGGTCATCATCAACTGCGACTCTTTCAGGGAACAATAATAAACTTCCCATACCTTCATCACTCAAAGGTTTGACCAACAAATTGTCACTCCAATTTGATGGAAATTTCACGGTAGCTTTTTGAACTAACATTTCAAGAAGCCATCTTTCATCCTGTGATAGCTTTCTACTCGACATTGATTGTTGCATTAAATGATTAAGCTAATGCTTTTTCCACTTGGACAGCAGAAAATAAAAAAGCGTAAGAAAAGTCCTACACTCAGTTTAGATTTAAATTAACCCCAAAAGGTGTAATTCTCACCTTGACCAATCAAACGCAGCTCCGGCTATTACCAATAACGTGGGTCATTCAAAATGTTAACTATTATCTCAATTTGATCATTCACGAAAATAGTAGACCGTTTGATTTCATCAATTAAGCTCTTCTCGAGATTAGAACTTCTTAAGTCAAGAGTATTGATTTTCGGGTTTGATATAAAGGCCCCTTGCTCAAAACTTAAATCCATGGATATAAATAGACGATCGTCGTAAACAATAAATCTTTCAACTTCTGGATTGTAATTTTGGAAGCTTAGGCTTAAAGAAACTCCCTCACTTTCTGAACCTTTTCGAGTGAAATTAAGAGTCAAATAGATAGGGGTATTCCGCGGAGGAGTCAGTTCAGATAGGTTGGAATATATTTCAACATCTGACTTTTCCTCTACCTTATTCTTCACTTTCAAAAATTCGTTCTTTAAGTCTTCCCTTACGCCACTCAGTAACTTTTCAATTGAACTCACTTTCTCTTCACTTTAAGTTTATTCACTTCCCTCTTGATTAGATAATCCAGGTCGTCTAAAACAAACACTCACCGAGGGATTGGTTAAAACCATCCAACGTTCTTCTTTGTAGAAGCAAAACCTTCCAACCTTTTGTTCATTTCGTCTAATACATCTTCTCTGTAATCATCCATTTCAATTTCAGATTGCACCTCAATTAAAACTTTAGTCACACTTTCTCTTCTAAGGCCTTTACCTCTGTAAGGCTTTAGTATTTGTACTAGAGGCTGGTAACTTCGATGAAAGTTATCAACATCAATTAAGAGCACGAATTGTTTTACTTCCGCTTTAAGCTTTGTCAAGGTCTCAACTTTCGTTTTACTGATGTTCATTGGTAAAAAAGTCCTTCACGCTTCCGTAAAGGACCACTTAGACTTTTCGTTTTGATACGACAGTTGATCTTTACTCATTCATACGCTTATAGGCAATCTCTAAACCATCAGCATCAATTTGGTATAAATTTCCATTTTTATATCGCCGTATTTCCAAGGTAATATGACCGTATTTATCTAAAATGCTTTCCAGATACTGAGAGTTATTAACATAACGATATGAGATTTTCCTTTCTACTTCTTGGGATTTAAAGCGATAGAGTTTCTCTATTAATCTTGATTTATCTTCGTAGAAGTATTGAATATTATCACCTGACTCAAATACTACTTTTTCCGTTATAAGTCCTGAATCCACCAAGTAATAGCCGTAAGGCTTTCTTGATTCCACCTTCCCCTGAAAATCTAGCTTTTCAAACTCCACATGTATGGTATCATTTCCTAAATGATAATTGAATAAATGATGATAAGGCTGGTCAACTCTTACGCGAATCTTGGAAAGGTAACCATTAGAATCATATACAACAGTATCACTCAATACAGGAGAGACCAGAATCCCACTAAATGTATTCATTGAAACCTTTTCCGGTCTTGGGTATTTCGGAATATTAGACTGATGAATATTTTCATGCAAATTGTCACTACATGATGCTAAAACTACTGTAACAAGAGATAATTAGGAATTACTTTCATTGATCAAGAAATATTGCTCTTAGACACTACCATACTCAAGCGCATACAAAACATTCAAAAGCTCAAAGAAGAAGACAAAAGCCACGTCTTTGCCATGCTCGACGCCTTTCTACTTAAATCAAATATCACAGACAATCTAGCGCAGTAAAATGCCTTTAACATTACTGCGCAGGGTTTTTACTACTTTGAACGGAACTAGCATCACTTTTGGATACACTATTCTATCCAGGGGTAAAACGATTTCTTTACTGATATTTTGCCAATCCCAATTTGCTTGTCGAATTGATCGATCAATAAGCTAGAAATCTTTATCTCTCTTCCACTTTTAAGCTTTATCAGTGCGTAATTGTAAACATCCCAAGGAAGTATAGGTAGCCTATTTTCGGCCAAGGGTATAGACTTGACATTTATTACGAAATCAACATCCTCCTTTCTAAATTCGGTGATTCCTTCGGGATTAGTATATCTTATCACACCCTCAACAAAATTGACCTCTACGCATATATTTACACTATTCAACAAATGATTTATATGTAAAGTGATAAGTGGTATTGTAAGAACGGAAATCACAAAGAGCAAAACTTCCACGATGCTTTTTTCATCAGGAGAATCCATTTTGTAAAGCCCAAACTGATACCCTATAAATGGAAAAATGACAATTATAAAAATTAGGCTCCAAAGGTGCTTAAATTGACTTTTTATACTAACCTTATAAACTCTCATTTTATAAATTTCAATGCCAATATTTCAATGCTTCGACGAATCTCGAATATTCAAAGCCTATGTTTCGCCTAACAGGTTTAGTGGCATCATAAGCTTTCTCTCCGCCAATCGCTAAAACTCCAACAGCTATTCCGTAGGGTCCACCAAAATAATATGCCGCACCTAACCCAAGTCCAGAAGTAACTGTACGATATGAAAACCTACCTGTTGAAAGTGTGCCATTATTCCAGTCTTTGTAATCAAATCCGACGGAAGCAAATGTTAATGCTATACCTCCATAGTTGCCCGCGACCCTAACGGTATTCAATGCTTTACTACCAAATTTACTTACTGAATGCCAAGAACGAACGAGTTGAGCTATATAATGAGTGTGTTTAGTTGTTACTGAGCTAAATCCAACTGGATGACCTCCAGATGACATAATTGGACGTTTCAGGTT
This DNA window, taken from Cytophagales bacterium, encodes the following:
- a CDS encoding DUF4249 family protein, with translation MATSRRLIHQTLFLLLPFLLAGCVSIIEFEGSDKNRELVIYGKLTNSQAYDQGITVKWSDLNTSADLAIEDASVVVLDENDQQYPYAFSAESGKYLPVNSFIGVPGTTYRARITVNDQIYQSSPQRMPTVGTQDTAYYRVEKELLITDTGAELDQYRVKILTDSRLDASDEDIFMRWDVEQVFILAEVTLPVSKFPFFSPSVCYIHEGYANEDMNLFNGERINKTFLQEQELANVLMDNNFINIRGYGIIQSSITREAMIYWEKVNQVAIRDGSIFEVPPAPVPGNFSNLSDPDQVPLGFFEVTKVDTTGTYVLQGDLPIRFGRSREVPNCSFPIGLLLTVPYGCFSCLADLGVPDYCLNCSLVPNSTRIRPSYLF